A genomic stretch from Cardiocondyla obscurior isolate alpha-2009 linkage group LG10, Cobs3.1, whole genome shotgun sequence includes:
- the LOC139106105 gene encoding mucin-3B-like isoform X1: MRIILFVVFYVAAYVARIAIGEDVVETMPRSSVRRTFERKSEAARSGISEVPVDDGIIHVINKRSRQSLLTIRTDDSPQNESNDDLKRAKRSLKKRGKRRRNSGSKITRRRNNHAGHDSGERNIPSKGTRFPIWQAPESTIAAINLDSTTNPTIMETGRNNRSSFAFQRLPLQLENLNYGRSVNKTMSPITENQSLKSRGLIDVSNNNLKRRFLLVPVSKNLYVLKNIKNIPRARINVPKQYNLLGKNENNATPAILSFKAQHDVKDVGGVYLQRGNHRIFDYDTKFLYSTLDSRVPEEAANSTENPASYPKFLYPGFALRTRSNLIGTTTESFEYVVTPRSDYANISSTNIYDDAYSTATFETYDLTDEDFKRLSTKMREDKIVTDFINDILTNTEGIDKDSQEYGISSTELTHSNFDYKDRFSYEALLGNTTADMDLSLDEDFTTVSSLLPNTDKWKKAQSNIKNTRDLLTAIKPLSSELQRLLNAVKLVNQSLSDVQNRLCDKKNVAGIKRHNKLKKATNIANSVKKVDDSDLYTGSCNSQSLDKRRIKTKVKSVTDAKTGRKTNSFLLNKLTIPFRKHGSSVNNSKVQNSRKNLLKKRRLRERGFLESKDIEKYRLSHSRFNRNLKFLAKNYEMRTKPIRQLIEAGLKETKRATAPVTRSSRFIKSNISSEINSADRHAQNYQENNQISRSITLPSNAPSFPDIFAKENSVSFSADQRDFQRNGKRTTTSEISRSDKETTVHPTDSQFYREATAYLGVLQLLDTTHVTDMRMENLTESSQLIFTTTELSALTFPPYFIKESTTTSLSTVAEEEALETTESLFVTMTSTLPLFYTTELTALPVDEAAILTTVIITEKMTVSPVAIIAEVTETPITIPITDYFTILSEPTMLLTQFLEGMTDITMKITIPVVTEISTEQTSTLIEVETVEDEVTESTSTILERTQSLFVETDTPLYTFSTVSLLKTTETEWMTATSPIELLSTIPTITKGFRTTLLESTYETLYDTTAFTSSSTVLERTGTILKTSTEVAITTLIPEDENPVAQIEKTITAEETATEIPPADGTLTPTESTISGVETTTEISTSTETTADESLTINETLTAAEIPTPAEITIVDEIPAIIKPATITEIFTSTESSTSFKTTIIKEATSAESSTTAEATVEFSTTEMSTSTETTTETLTTVETFTGASAGTLPTSSTIPTTVESTEITETAKIPTTRKRTASVKVSTSTIVETPSTIETPTITESSGTAEVPMTSTKFFAASESTMSSESTTSLKNVSPTSVPTTLTAVFTTATTESTLISSTPTTAVETVVFTLTLTTITPLEILITNATLSETPYTAISSILSTTEGTSLKTVAPTTSLETTMTTPLSPITRAMSSETPSTTFSTFLIEESTAFPVFTPSLETFETTTVSAIFTTESPTESFPAASFVTLHTTVNVTISSATANVLTTEIESAATSVVYSTVTTSSVAELPLATPVPAATETTVYDTASPSLTTFFSTETESAFSTGEPEETKKFTFERYYESTKEENLTSTTELITEEYTTWIEKETPTTYLSSTPFLTENITEATSLTIETTTSPTTASTLLIEKISTVSEATLISTETSTMPSMETSALVPTITAADASRSEKTNLEITEVSRITIRTTERSEYATIEAAVTPTPFSESILSVLITHGRPAATPEIISVLPKTTLEELTTSTTTEIPSTYSTESSSPTSFVETTVSPTVSASAAITQEIETEYYVAKEPLYEEEYEEYDEIPTGNWYDYDEYATTTKYTKLPEETTASSPFAKDTSLYVTKTSTESTTSKMFHIKGKGTTSSLETSASSIIENLTKTIATDFTMSGTKERMESTTLTFGSTEEYILPPSTVFRIPTEPLEYLTITDKYALPKNFTQTWSDITMTKFVTEPEKSSRFTLEKITVSEGATTETGVAEKLTSFIVSPALTTLTEKETFGVYTTIMSTASSEIEGAIETDYEITTSAMTEKTTPRVEPLITPETEAELIFTTTSETHEREEGKEQLLRRLEDLKNREKVMTEREEKLRQKEKQWTIEKEKCRKIMQREKEKAKNDATAASITVSYATTIVTTFITKSSFAEIQTTPFSIAEEVTYATEKTEEATTTESTTYAIDESEFVTKEPSAGSIETTTFYTGEIYTASYASEATLFNNVEEVTSEAYTAVETATDGSTFAGETEETIIFNTTETSASVKHFTGEIEEFQITNYVTFTPYATTPIVDVYNAASIETVTLYTVKEIYTPYVTFYSEPLFGSTVTSPITTATDEFITLPAATFSERFEETDAAIFTTPIWYSTEETYSVTYTDIYGEPLFTSPTFELTTTSSTSAIITTAEIKYDGEIERLKEKLRNKARELEEREQILQEEERRLEKNIIKFEKYMENFQKRKTSVTPIEKSTAVTSSSTPVPPTEKTTVKMQLTTQIKKTAEKKENRMTTKMATSQQIGMEEEKQRTKPVPEEAVTQKEEEAATKRICLNVLKSTNPLDERKRNISTKKICLPYFPDKNEEKPGNPLGRKLLALQSTRKIRRPRWNIPLETRCCKKINETIHKIGNLQLSHHEWLSNESTKPLRHFKGFTRIYTQGNATSDFQFKTSVYEHVLNYEFFQPTTMSMSNNKERKKRTDILKHDLIPSRKINYSIDDKVNVQKRDVSSPEKDSKFRLKKSTANIFSHGPTTEITEKDEFYTVNVLQLRYNENEQTHEVISAKPNEAELTETLSESKDDNHITEFRENGKITASYYKIEKKDNLKKTDKLEDETEKEIEEADDYIEDTIDNYMNYEEHETSTRMYEGLFNGKEKNGKLTESVRTSLDRAWPTEKNAMYHLGGTKFWELDFVTEPSAVLRTTTDKSKTIDVLITRTTCFDVILKSTRNSKAKSIITHRKRDVYNNRAGKNVFIANRDVSLKNITRKSGKRHKVGTKRSLAKITKKLKRDSQKLRRLNYSERSFEERRAMRFNDFRCASNEDSITAKSRKLCGVNAGKLKRQIVKHEDATGKHKKKQPAKSRALQNTNLHFLHNTDNCAANKRNKYKTAASVNSRVEKIDKKETYPNAIDHESPTALHERKIHNCNNCICNVASTVNSIKPLLNRMHFPLDEIKALNCSEYKEIQDEIVISMDSDVEEAKEFPQPRYNVESLKDQKYIKLEELEDNFNNDLELYSDRDVVSLPGLNLNLPCNQDGDGITWLSSVNRPSYTWKRTDGIALLGFVAENGDLELQNVNAKDTGNYTCVMTYMSPDNEDPVETAYEIHLQVVTLPRYVVHGESRYRVRSCDERDLDVVVTYLPMKLNSVVCEADVCNAYVLPPSCSRNRQITINILLVPSHIVKLMTIDLKQCNVFCLKAIQDKLSLTLSKNLQIFLGKTIIFRLPHYEQRLVPIVEKSSFARRKRGRVDANTFFGGSSSIGLFSGCPAGYGLRETRCVPCDVGTYSEDGISHCKRCPAGTYQPNHGARACRTCTNPMTKGCYNMLWNSFSAVMVTLASIGAMVSMCVLLVWSICCVKKKFCIKRMAGVVAREDALETEERVEEQPLIRDASENEDQWENGCRVEKKREKSYANKKRRKQDKRNRHDSTHVREADKYMRYILTFFKISHVPDINLTNLKIYCYLQVYIGVYFATGTREPVGITSRKKYSEYLPGLLSISRRLQLLVSILYRIILCTHIQ, from the exons ATGCGAATTATCCTTTTCGTCGTATTTTACGTTGCGGCTTATGTGGCAAGAATCGCGATTGGTGAGGATGTCGTCGAAACGATGCCAA GAAGCAGCGTGAGGCGTACGTTCGAGCGGAAAAGCGAAGCGGCGCGGAGCGGAATATCCGAAGTTCCCGTCGACGATGGAATAATCCACGTGATAAACAAGCGCAGCAGGCAATCATTGCTGACGATACGAACCGATGACTCTCCGCAAAACGAAAGCAACGACGATTTAAAACGAGCCAAGCGAAGTCTGAAAAAACGGGGAAAACGTAGGAGGAATTCGGGTTCCAAGATTACGCGTCGTCGAAATAACCACGCGGGACATGATTCCGGCGAGCGGAATATCCCGTCGAAAGGGACGAGATTTCCGATTTGGCAAGCTCCAGAATCAACGATTGCGGCAATTAATTTGGATTCCACGACGAATCCGACGATTATGGAAACGGGACGGAATAATCGATCGTCGTTCGCATTTCAAAGGCTGCCGTTGCAGCTCGAGAATTTAAACTACGGTCGCTCTGTGAATAAAACTATGTCTCCGATCACCGAGAACCAATCGCTGAAATCACGAGGACTGATCGACGTCtctaataacaatttaaagaGAAGATTCCTCCTCGTACCGGTTTCTAAGAATCTGTACGTTTTGAAGAACATCAAAAATATCCCTCGTGCAAGAATAAACGTACCTaagcaatataatttattaggaAAAAATGAGAACAATGCAACTCCGGCAATTCTCTCGTTCAAGGCGCAGCACGATGTTAAAGACGTAGGTGGAGTTTATCTTCAAAGAGGCAATCATCGTATATTCGATTACGAcacgaaatttttatactcCACTCTTGATTCTCGCGTTCCCGAGGAAGCTGCGAATTCTACAGAAAATCCGGCGTCTTATCCTAAATTCTTGTATCCAGGATTCGCGCTTCGGACTCGCTCCAATTTAATCGGCACCACTACCGAAAGCTTCGAATATGTCGTCACTCCTCGTTCGGATTACGCGAATATTTCCTCCACAAATATATACGACGACGCATATTCAACAGCTACTTTTGAAACGTATGACTTAACTGATGAAGATTTTAAGCGTCTTTCAACGAAAATGAGAGAGGACAAAATCGTAACAGATTTTATAAATGACATTTTGACTAACACCGAAGGTATAGATAAAGATAGTCAAGAATATGGAATCTCGAGTACTGAGTTAACTCATTCTAATTTTGATTACAAAGACAGGTTTAGCTATGAAGCATTACTCGGTAATACTACTGCCGATATGGATTTATCTCTCGACGAAGATTTTACAACAGTCTCATCGTTACTACCAAACACCGATAAATGGAAGAAAGCGCAgtctaatataaaaaacacaCGAGATTTATTAACAGCGATTAAACCATTGTCATCGGAGCTGCAGAGATTATTAAACGCAGTCAAGTTAGTTAATCAAAGTCTTAGCGATGTGCAAAACAGActgtgcgataaaaaaaatgtcgccGGAATCAAGAGacataataaattgaaaaaagccACGAATATTGCAAATTCAGTTAAGAAAGTTGACGATTCTGATCTCTATACAGGAAGTTGTAACAGTCAATCGTTGGACAAGAGGCGTATTAAGACCAAAGTTAAAAGTGTTACGGATGCGAAAACTGGAAGAAAAACCaatagttttcttttaaataaattgacaaTACCGTTTCGTAAACACGGCAGCTCCGTTAACAATTCAAAAGTACAGAACAGTCGCAAAAACTTGctcaaaaaaagaagattgaGGGAAAGAGGGTTCTTGGAATCTAAAGACATTGAGAAATATAGATTGTCTCACTCGAGATTTAACAGGAATCTAAAGTTCTTGGCGAAAAATTATGAGATGCGAACGAAGCCGATCAGACAGCTTATCGAAGCGGGattgaaagaaacgaaacgTGCCACAGCGCCAGTTACAAGATCgtcgcgttttattaaaagtaatatatcgAGCGAAATTAATTCTGCAGACAGGCATGCGCAAAATTATCaagaaaataatcaaataagcAGATCAATAACTTTACCAAGTAATGCGCCCTCGTTTCCGGATATATTCGCGAAGGAGAATTCAGTGAGTTTCTCGGCAGATCAACGAGATTTTCAACGCAACGGAAAGAGAACAACGACGAGCGAAATATCTCGTTCCGATAAAGAAACCACAGTTCATCCTACTGACTCGCAATTTTACAGGGAAGCAACTGCTTATCTCGGCGTACTTCAATTGCTGGACACGACTCACGTAACTGATATGCGGATGGAAAATTTAACGGAATCGTCACAGCTGATCTTTACAACCACAGAACTTTCTGCTCTAACGTTTCCGCCGTACTTTATCAAGGAATCGACAACTACGAGTTTAAGTACCGTCGCAGAGGAAGAGGCTCTTGAGACAACCGAATCATTGTTCGTTACGATGACATCTACGTTACCATTATTTTATACGACGGAATTAACAGCACTTCCGGTTGACGAAGCCGCAATCTTGACTACTGTAATTATTACGGAGAAAATGACTGTATCACCTGTCGCGATCATCGCCGAAGTAACCGAGACTCCTATTACAATTCCAATAACagattattttacaatcttGAGTGAACCCACCATGCTCTTGACTCAATTTTTAGAAGGTATGACGGATATTACTATGAAAATTACGATTCCTGTAGTTACAGAAATTTCAACCGAACAAACGTCTACGCTAATTGAGGTCGAAACTGTGGAAGACGAAGTTACGGAAAGCACATCGACAATTTTAGAGAGAACGCAGAGTTTATTCGTGGAAACAGATACGCCTTTATATACGTTTTCGACAGTATCATTACTTAAAACTACGGAAACAGAATGGATGACTGCTACGTCTCCTATCGAGTTACTTTCAACAATTCCGACGATTACTAAAGGATTTCGAACTACATTATTAGAATCCACTTATGAGACTTTGTACGATACGACGGCATTTACAAGTTCCTCTACAGTTTTAGAAAGAACGGGAACGATTTTAAAGACATCGACGGAAGTTGCAATAACTACTTTAATACCAGAGGATGAGAATCCAGTGGCACAAATTGAGAAAACTATAACCGCGGAAGAAACGGCGACGGAAATTCCGCCGGCGGACGGAACTCTAACGCCTACTGAAAGTACAATATCTGGCGTCGAAACAACTACTGAAATTTCAACGTCTACAGAAACTACAGCGGATGAAAGTTTAACAATTAATGAAACTTTAACAGCTGCGGAAATACCAACGCCTGCCGAAATTACAATAGTCGACGAAATACCAGCGATTATAAAACCTGCGACGATCACAGAAATTTTTACGTCTACTGAATCTTCGACAAGTTTTAAAACTACAATTATTAAAGAGGCTACAAGCGCCGAGTCTTCAACCACTGCTGAGGCGACCGTCGAATTTTCGACCACCGAGATGTCAACGTCTACGGAAACTACAACTGAAACTTTAACGACCGTCGAAACTTTTACCGGAGCTTCAGCTGGCACGCTGCCAACAAGTAGCACAATTCCAACGACTGTAGAAAGTACAGAAATTACGGAAACTGCCAAAATTCCAACGACTAGAAAAAGAACTGCGAGCGTTAAAGTTTCAACGTCAACAATTGTGGAAACTCCGTCAACTATTGAAACTCCAACGATTACCGAAAGTTCAGGAACCGCAGAAGTTCCGATGACTTCGACTAAGTTCTTTGCAGCGTCAGAGAGTACAATGTCATCTGAGTCGACGAcgtctttaaaaaatgtttctccAACTTCAGTCCCGACTACTTTAACCGCAGTTTTTACCACGGCAACAACCGAGAGTACTTTAATTTCTTCGACGCCTACAACTGCCGTGGAAACCGTAGTTTTTACGTTAACATTAACGACGATAACGCCGTTAGAAATACTAATTACAAATGCTACGCTGAGTGAAACGCCGTATACCGCAATTTCTAGCATACTTTCGACTACGGAAGGAACTTCTCTTAAAACTGTAGCTCCAACTACGTCATTGGAGACAACAATGACAACTCCCTTATCGCCGATTACGAGAGCGATGTCGAGCGAAACGCCGAGCACCACGTTTTCCACGTTCTTAATAGAAGAGTCTACAGCTTTCCCAGTATTTACGCCTTCACTCGAGACATTTGAGACTACGACCGTGTCGGCAATTTTTACAACAGAGTCTCCAACCGAATCATTCCCGGCTGCGTCATTTGTCACATTACACACGACCGTAAATGTGACAATTTCCAGTGCAACGGCTAACGTACTTACAACAGAGATCGAGAGTGCAGCCACCTCGGTCGTATATTCAACAGTAACAACGTCTTCTGTCGCTGAACTTCCACTCGCTACGCCTGTTCCAGCGGCTACTGAAACAACGGTTTACGATACTGCTTCTCCTTCGCTcactacatttttttcaacagAGACCGAAAGCGCATTTTCCACGGGAGAGCCTGAAGAAACCAAGAAATTTACTTTCGAACGTTATTACGAAAGTACGAAAGAAGAAAACCTGACGAGTACGACCGAATTAATAACGGAGGAATATACGACTTGGATTGAGAAAGAAACCCCGACGACGTATCTTTCGTCGACTCCTTTTCTCACCGAAAATATCACAGAAGCAACTTCCCTCACAATCGAAACGACTACTTCGCCTACAACTGCGTCGACTTTGTTGATTGAAAAAATATCGACGGTTTCGGAAGCTACGTTAATTTCAACTGAAACAAGTACGATGCCGTCGATGGAGACAAGTGCTTTGGTGCCAACGATAACTGCGGCAGACGCTTCTCGTTCGGAAAAAACTAATCTAGAAATTACAGAGGTGAGTCGGATAACAATAAGAACTACCGAAAGATCAGAATATGCAACAATAGAAGCCGCAGTTACGCCTACTCCATTTTCTGAATCTATTTTATCAGTATTAATCACACACGGAAGACCTGCCGCTACGCCGGAAATTATTTCCGTATTGCCGAAGACTACGCTAGAAGAGCTTACGACGTCAACGACAACCGAAATTCCATCGACGTACTCCACCGAAAGTAGTTCACCAACGTCTTTCGTCGAAACGACAGTGAGCCCTACCGTTTCGGCTTCGGCGGCGATCACACAAGAAATTGAAACGGAGTATTACGTGGCGAAAGAGCCGTTGTACGAAGAGGAATATGAAGAATACGACGAGATCCCGACCGGCAACTGGTACGATTACGACGAATACGCAACCACGACGAAGTATACGAAATTGCCTGAAGAAACGACAGCGAGTTCGCCTTTTGCCAAAGATACATCTTTGTACGTAACGAAGACCTCGACTGAGTCAACTACGTCGAAAATGTTTCATATTAAAGGCAAAGGAACCACTTCTAGTTTAGAAACGTCCGCGTCGAGCATAATTGAGAACTTAACGAAAACGATTGCGACTGATTTTACAATGTCCGGTACAAAAGAAAGGATGGAATCAACGACGTTAACTTTCGGATCCACCGAAGAGTACATTCTTCCCCCTTCGACAGTTTTCAGAATTCCGACGGAACCCCTTGAGTATCTAACGATTACGGACAAGTATGCGCTGCCGAAAAATTTCACGCAAACGTGGAGCGATATTACCATGACGAAATTTGTAACGGAGCCTGAAAAAAGTTCGAGATTTACGTTGGAGAAGATCACGGTTTCGGAAGGAGCTACGACGGAGACTGGAGTCGCGGAGAAATTGACTTCTTTCATCGTTTCACCGGCGTTGACGACGTTAACGGAAAAGGAAACATTTGGGGTGTATACAACGATCATGAGTACCGCGTCTTCCGAAATCGAGGGTGCTATCGAGACCGACTACGAAATTACCACTTCGGCAATGACGGAAAAAACTACTCCACGTGTCGAACCACTCATCACACCCGAAACTGAAgcggaattaatatttacaacaaCGAGCGAAACTCACGAACGAGAAGAAGGCAAAGAGCAATTGCTACGACGACTTGAGGATCTCAAAAATCGTGAGAAGGTAATGacggagagagaagagaagctGAGACAGAAGGAAAAACAGTGGACTATAGAGAAGGagaaatgtagaaaaataatgcaacGCGAGAAGGAAAAAGCGAAGAATGATGCAACGGCGGCTAGTATAACAGTAAGTTACGCTACGACTATCGTTACC acgTTTATCACCAAGTCGAGCTTCGCCGAAATTCAGACGACACCGTTTAGTATCGCAGAAGAAGTAACGTACGCTACGGAGAAAACGGAGGAAGCAACTACGACGGAAAGTACAACGTATGCCATAGATGAGAGCGAATTTGTTACAAAAGAACCGAG CGCCGGTTCAATCGAAACCACGACTTTTTACACCGGAGAAATATATACCGCAAGTTATGCGTCTGAAGCAACTCTGTTCAACAACGTAGAGGAAGTTACATCCGAGGCATATACCGCAGTGGAAACAGCTACAGACGGAAGTACATTTGCAGGAGAAACAGAGGagacaattatatttaacactACGGAGACGAGCGCCTCTGTTAAACATTTCACGGGAGAGATAGAGGAATTCCAAATTACGAATTACGTTACCTTTACGCCGTACGCCACTACGCCTATCGTGGACGTTTATAACGCTGCTTCAATCGAAACTGTGACTCTTTACACCGtcaaagaaatatatacgCCTTACGTAACTTTTTATAGCGAACCTTTATTCGGTTCTACTGTTACTAGCCCAATTACGACGGCCACCGATGAGTTTATTACGTTGCCCGCTGCTACATTCAGTGAAAGATTTGAGGAAACCGATGCAGCTATATTTACAACTCCAATTTGGTACTCTACAGAAGAAACGTACTCTGTGACTTATACAGACATTTATGGCGAACCTTTATTCACTTCACCAACATTCGAGCTTACAACTACTTCATCGACGTCGGCTATTATTACGACTGCGGAGATAAAATACGACGGCGAAATAGAAAGGCTGAAAGAAAAGCTGCGAAACAAAGCGCGCGAATTAGAAGAAAGAGAACAGATTTTACAGGAAGAGGAGAGGagattggaaaaaaatataataaaatttgaaaaatacatGGAAAATTTTCAGAAGAGAAAAACGTCAGTCACACCGATCGAAAAATCGACTGCAGTTACAAGTTCATCAACGCCAGTACCGCCGACTGAAAAGACCACTGTCAAAATGCAATTAACAACGCAGATTAAAAAAACAgctgaaaagaaagaaaatcgaATGACTACGAAAATGGCAACTTCCCAACAGATAGGAATGGAAGAAGAGAAGCAACGAACAAAGCCCGTACCTGAAGAAGCCGTAACACAAAAGGAAGAGGAGGCAGCGACGAAACGAATATGTTTGAACGTTCTAAAAAGTACAAATCCTttagatgaaagaaaaagaaacatctCGACGAAAAAGATCTGCCTGCCGTATTTTCCTGACAAAAATGAAGAGAAGCCAGGCAATCCGTTAGGAAGGAAACTCCTCGCTTTGCAAAGTACGAGAAAAATCAGAAGACCGAGATGGAATATTCCGTTAGAGACTCGATGTTGCAAGAAAATAAACGAGACCATACATAAGATCGGCAATCTGCAATTGTCACACCACGAATGGCTGAGCAATGAGTCCACAAAGCCACTGCGACACTTTAAAGGTTTTACTAGAATCTACACGCAAGGAAACGCGACGAGCGACTTTCAATTTAAAACGTCGGTATATGAACACGTTCTTAATTATGAATTCTTTCAACCAACTACAATGTCTATGTCGAATAACAAGGAGCGTAAAAAGAGAACAGATATCTTAAAACATGATTTAATTCCTtccagaaaaattaattattccatcGACGATAAAGTAAATGTTCAAAAAAGAGACGTTTCGTCGCCGGAGAAAGATTCGAAATTTCGATTGAAGAAAAGTACAGCGAATATTTTCAGTCACGGGCCAACGACCGAAATAACCGAGAAAGATGAATTTTACACGGTGAATGTGCTACAACTCAGATACAACGAGAACGAACAAACGCATGAAGTAATATCTGCTAAACCAAACGAAGCTGAGCTAACAGAGACTTTATCTGAATCAAAGGATGACAATCATATAACTGAATTTagagaaaatggaaaaattacggcatcatattataaaattgaaaaaaaagataatttaaaaaaaactgacaAACTAGAAGATGAaacggagaaagaaatagaagaagcTGACGACTATATCGAGGATACGATAGACA aTTATATGAATTATGAGGAACACGAAACATCGACACGGATGTATGAGGGACTTTTTAACGGCAAGGAGAAGAATGGGAAATTGACAGAAAGTGTGAGAACATCGTTAGATCGAGCGTGGCCCACTGAGAAAAATGCAATGTATCATTTAGGCGGCACTAAGTTTTGGGAACTCGACTTTGTTACGGAACCGTCAGCTGTGTTACGTACGACGACTGATAAGAGCAAAACTATCGACGTATTAATCACCAGGACGACCTGCTTCGACGTTATTCTTAAAAGCACAAGAAATAGTAAGGCGAAGTCTATTATAACTCATCGCAAACGGGATGTTTATAACAATAGAGCgggaaaaaatgtttttatcgCTAACCGAGACGTCagtcttaaaaatattacgagaaaAAGTGGGAAGCGTCATAAGGTAGGAACGAAACGATCCCTGGCGAAGATaacgaagaaattaaaacgtgaTTCGCAAAAGTTGCGCAGATTGAATTATTCCGAGCGAAGTTTCGAGGAAAGGAGAGCGATGAGATTTAACGATTTCCGGTGCGCCAGCAATGAAGATTCAATAACGGCGAAAAGCCGCAAATTGTGCGGCGTTAATGCGGGCAAATTGAAGCGTCAAATTGTTAAGCACGAAGATGCTACAGGCAAACACAAAAAGAAGCAACCGGCGAAATCGCGAGCATTGCAAAACACTAATTTACACTTCCTTCATAATACAGATAATTGTGCCGCGaacaaaagaaacaaatataaaactgcGGCGAGCGTAAATTCTCGAGTGGAAAAAATCGACAAGAAAGAGACGTATCCTAATGCCATCGATCACGAATCACCGACTGCGTTGCATGAAAGAAAAATCCataattgtaacaattgcATTTGCAATGTAGCGAGTACAGTTAACAGCATCAAACCTTTATTGAACAGAATGCATTTTCCGTTAGACGAAATTAAAGCGCTTAATTGCAGCGAGTATAAAGAGATTCAGGATGAAATAGTGATCTCGATGGATTCCGACGTCGAAGAGGCTAAGGAATTTCCACAACCGCGTTATAACGTCGAGTCGCTGAAGGATCAGAAATATATCAAGCTGGAAGAGCTGGAggacaattttaataacgactTGGAACTCTATAGCG atcGCGACGTGGTTTCGCTGCCCGGTCTTAATCTGAATTTACCCTGTAATCAAGACGGCGATGGTATCACCTGGCTGTCGAGCGTCAACAGACCGAGTTACACGTGGAAAAGAACAGACGGTATCGCGCTCTTGG GTTTCGTGGCGGAGAACGGCGATCTAGAATTGCAAAACGTGAACGCGAAGGATACGGGAAACTACACCTGCGTGATGACGTATATGAGCCCTGACAACGAGGATCCTGTGGAAACTGCTTATGAAATCCACTTGCAAG TTGTAACGCTGCCACGGTACGTCGTGCACGGGGAAAGTCGTTATCGCGTACGATCTTGCGACGAGAGGGATCTGGATGTCGTAGTGACGTATCTACCTATGAAACTGAATAGCGTTGTGTGCGAAGCGGATGTCTGTAACGCTTACGTTTTACCGCCGTCTTGTTCCCGGAATCGA cagattacaataaatattctacTGGTACCATCACACATCGTTAAATTGATGACGATCGATCTCAAACAATGCAACGTCTTTTGCCTCAAAGCGATTCAAGATAAACTCTCGCTGACGCTGAGTAAAaacttgcaaatttttctcgGAAAAACCA TTATTTTCAGATTACCGCATTACGAGCAGAGGTTGGTACCGATCGTCGAAAAATCATCGTTCGCGAGACGGAAACGAGGAAGGGTTGATGCAAATACCTTTTTTGGAGGATCCAGCAGTATCGGGTTGTTCTCCGGCTGTCCAGCAGGATACGGTCTTCGTGAAACTCGTTGCG TTCCTTGCGACGTGGGCACTTACAGCGAGGACGGAATATCTCACTGTAAAAGATGCCCAGCCGGCACATATCAACCGAATCACGGCGCCCGAGCTTGTCGTACATGCACTAATCCAATGACGAAAGGATGTTATAATATG CTCTGGAATTCATTTTCCGCCGTAATGGTAACTTTAGCGAGTATCGGCGCGATGGTGTCGATGTGCGTGCTGTTGGTATGGTCAATTTGCtgcgttaaaaagaaattctgtATAAAACGAATGGCCGGTGTCGTCGCCCGGGAAGACGCGCTTGAAACAGAA GAACGCGTGGAGGAACAGCCGTTAATTAGGGACGCGAGTGAGAACGAAGATCAATGGGAAAACGGGTGCAGAgttgaaaagaaaagggagaagtcttacgcaaataaaaaacgtCGGAAGCAAGACAAAAGGAACAGACACGACAGCACGCACGTTCGTGAAGCTGATAAATATATGCGATACATATTAACGTTCTTTAAAATCTCTCACGTTCCTGATATAAACTTaacaaacttaaaaatttactgTTACCTACAAGTTTATATCGGTGTTTATTTTGCAACAGGCACACGAGAACCAGTGGGAATCACATCGCGCAAAAAATACTCGGAATATTTGCCTGGACTCTTATCAATCTCACGACGATTACAACTGTTAGTATCCATTTTATAccgaataattttatgcacTCACATACAATAA